TACCAGTACATCCCCGGTGTCTCGACGAATATCGCGAGCTGGATCGACAATGAGACCGGCCACTACGACCCTGTCCCCCTCCACACCGAGGACCAGACGGCCGACTGGGAGGACGACCAGAGCCTCCACTTCGCCATCGGCACGGTCCGCCTCGGCCAGACATGGACGACCTCCTACACCCTCACGGTGCTGAAAGACGGGAACATCAATGTCTTCGGCCCGGGCTCGACGATCTCCTTCAACGGCGGCGCCGAGTCCCTCACCCTCCCCGACACCTTCCTCACCGCCGTCCCCGACCTGAACAGCACCGGGATCATGAACGCCACCCTTGACCTCGTCGAACCTCTCCAGCGTGTCGGTTCTGGTCCGGTCACCGACTTCCTGAAGGTGGGGTGGCAGTTGAACTACACGGGCAACTATACGGCCACCCAGTGGCTCTCCTACTCCACCGACAGGGGGAAGACCTGGACGCCCTTCCTGACGATGACGCCCAGGCCTGCAGGCGAGCGTGACGAGGTGGCAAGTCTTGACATTCGCTCTCTTGCCGCCGGCAGGTATCTGGTCCGCGTCGATGCGACGGCGCCCGACACCCGCAGCGACAGAATACAACTCATCGATGAGATCACGGTTGGTGACCTCCAGTCCAACAAGATCAGGCTGGAATAACTTTTTTTTGTCTGCTCCCGCTGTTGCATCTCCTTTCTATTTCTGCAATTGATCCGAAAAAAATCATTTTTTTGATAGTATCTCTTTTTTTTGTAGTCTATTTTTCTTTTTAGAATGTCTGGAGATCCTCCAGATATTTTTGGGGCGTATTGATCGTCGTATTGTATCGCAAGGTTAATCAATCATGGCGGATTTTATGGATCTTCGGTGGCAAGGGTATGCGAATATCATGTTCATGGATTGTGCTGGTGGTTTTCCTCCTCCTCTGTTCGGCACCGGCCGCTGCTGATGCAGAGATCACTCTGAATACAGACCCCACATGGCTTGTCGCGGGAAGCGGGGACTCGTCGACGATCACAGTGACGACGACCGATGAGACGACGGTCGTGCTCTCCTGCGATCCCGCGATGGGCACGGTCACGCCGTCCACAGTGACGACCGGCACCGACGGCAAGGCGACAGCAAAGTTCACTGTAGGGGAGAAGAGCGGGGACGCGACGATCACGGCGACGGCGCTGAATCCCGATGGCACGGTGGCGGCGGAGAACACGGTCGTCCAGAAGGTCGACCATGCGGGGCCGTACAAACTCGCCCTCACGGACTACAGGAGTGAGGCGACGGTGGGATCAGAGGTGCCGATCGTCCTTGCGATGGTGGACTACTACGGCAACCGCATCGATAACCTGCGGGAAGTGGCGGAAGGCAGGGATGCCGAGTCTGTTACCTTCTCTGTCGGGTCTCCGGGAGACTCTGCTGTCTTCCTTGTCAACGGCAGTGTAACCGGCGATACCACTGTCTGCCCGGTGGACGGGGGAGGAAATGTGACGGTGACCCTCCGGCTTGCGAGAAAAGCCGGGGAGAACATCGTATTCGTAGACCTGCCATCTCCGATCCCCGATGCATATTTCACATTCTATGGTCTCAGTGACGCTCCTCCCGCTTCGATCACCTGTGCTGTCTCTCCAGACGGCACACCCCTCCCGTGGGTCTATGCCGACGGCAAGAGTACATTCACCATCACCTGCACGCTGATGGATGCTGACGGTAACCCTTCGGTCAACCGGTCTGTCTATGTGAGCACCTCCCTCCGCGATGAGGAGAAGACCCTTCGTTCCAATGACGACGGTCGGGTCATGTTCACCTACGGGCCGAAGGATAAGATCGGGATGGTGACGATCACGGCAACCTCGGCGGACAACTCTTCGGTGACCTGTTCGCAGACTGTCGAGTTCACGAGCACAGATCCTGTGGACATGATCCTCACCGCCTCTCCGCAGACCATGCCGAGCCGCGATGTGAAGAACATGACCGCCGAGATCAGGGCGAAGGTCGTGGATGTGAAGGGCAACCCTGTCGATGGGCAGACGGTCACGTTTTCACTCTCCAATATCGATACGGAAGGGTATACTGCCACGGCATTACCCGAACTGGTGGAGACGTCGGCGGTCACGAACAAGAACGGCTCTGCGATTGTCCATTTCAGGCCCGGGGCCTTTGTTCAAGACCGCAAAAACAAAACTTCGGCAACCGGCACCTGCAAAGTCATAGCCCGGTGGGGTGACGACGTCGAAGACCTCACTCTCACCTGGAAGAACTATCCCTACCTCTCGGTCTCCACTGCGGTCGACCCCGAGACCGTCGAGGTGAACGGGACGGTGAACGTCACCGTCAGCCTCAGGGGAGACGGCTACGCCCTCCAGCCCGACCCGATCGATGTGGTGCTGGTGATCGACCGATCGGGTAGTATGCTCTACGACGACCCGGATCGCATGCACTCAGTGAGGGAGGCGGCAAAGAAGTTTGTTGACAGGATGACCACGAACGATAAGGTGGGGCTCGTCACCTTCGGGAGAAATACAGGCTCAGGGAATCAGATCGACGTTCCCGGGGAAAGTTCGTTTGATCGTCCTT
This window of the Methanofollis ethanolicus genome carries:
- a CDS encoding VWA domain-containing protein, with protein sequence MRISCSWIVLVVFLLLCSAPAAADAEITLNTDPTWLVAGSGDSSTITVTTTDETTVVLSCDPAMGTVTPSTVTTGTDGKATAKFTVGEKSGDATITATALNPDGTVAAENTVVQKVDHAGPYKLALTDYRSEATVGSEVPIVLAMVDYYGNRIDNLREVAEGRDAESVTFSVGSPGDSAVFLVNGSVTGDTTVCPVDGGGNVTVTLRLARKAGENIVFVDLPSPIPDAYFTFYGLSDAPPASITCAVSPDGTPLPWVYADGKSTFTITCTLMDADGNPSVNRSVYVSTSLRDEEKTLRSNDDGRVMFTYGPKDKIGMVTITATSADNSSVTCSQTVEFTSTDPVDMILTASPQTMPSRDVKNMTAEIRAKVVDVKGNPVDGQTVTFSLSNIDTEGYTATALPELVETSAVTNKNGSAIVHFRPGAFVQDRKNKTSATGTCKVIARWGDDVEDLTLTWKNYPYLSVSTAVDPETVEVNGTVNVTVSLRGDGYALQPDPIDVVLVIDRSGSMLYDDPDRMHSVREAAKKFVDRMTTNDKVGLVTFGRNTGSGNQIDVPGESSFDRPSYYIDNAYHIPKKYLDYATVDLPLTDALPSVKTELDNIVPDSGTPMRAGLYKSIKELTDSGSSKPDPDAIKAIIVLSDGDYNWYGDPLARRYGYTKYNPEQYEDRDRDYYKYSDLSSSEQNMAVYAKNHSIKIYSIGYADTISDDGKKTLQKLAESTGGKYYDGSAANIGAIYTAIAGELKTEAGVNTTMDISFKGVEVNNEIVNGDAVFTYLHIPEKSTYIDTWIDNATPPYVPPHNPSYPYTEDQTADWNDDHNLHFNIGTIHLNQTWTATYTLAVLRDGNINIFGPGSTISFDNGTETLALPRTFITALPGLNNTGINTSYLWVSEPSRVESGPITDFLRMKWSLNYTGNKTATQKLFYSTDEKRTWVGFATLSPRRKGLWEEEAALDVRALPAAQYWIRVRAAAPDAPPAGNETSVSFFVGNTTAKKIRLQ